A stretch of the Medicago truncatula cultivar Jemalong A17 chromosome 5, MtrunA17r5.0-ANR, whole genome shotgun sequence genome encodes the following:
- the LOC11433939 gene encoding uncharacterized protein: MNKGQSPEPLDFFIWTVEDVGLWLETINLGSYRQIFKENGVNGEYLEGMSMFTTEQILRFIRRCHMKWGDFITLCKELRRIKVACLKGEQKVRRPWWAPACLSTVFLKVAKSNRQSRVVSLKLEP, translated from the exons ATGAACAAAGGACAGTCACCTGAGCCGCTTGATTTCTTCATCTGGACTGTTGAG GATGTTGGCTTGTGGTTAGAGACTATAAATCTTGGTAGCTATCGGcaaatttttaaggaaaacggTGTTAATGGAGAATACTTGGAAGGGATGTCTATGTTCACGACTGAACAGATCCTTCGATTCATAAGACGCTGTCACATGAAGTGGGGAGACTTCATCACCTTGTGCAAGGAATTGAGACGGATTAAAG TGGCTTGTTTGAAAGGGGAGCAAAAAGTGCGGCGGCCGTGGTGGGCACCGGCATGTCTATCAACAGTGTTCTTAAAGGTTGCAAAATCCAACAGACAATCAAGAGTTGTATCCTTGAAGCTTGAACCATGA
- the LOC11419640 gene encoding uncharacterized protein yields MFGTAIRNAAKKLKPKLGAVTLTTPPEQRQTITRALFDIVKEHGPITVSNTWERVKEVGLKDLTSKNHMKVVLRWMRERQKLRLVCNHVGAHKQFLYTTWFTKPGTTQTTTTTTTTTTKSIPSKKRLARS; encoded by the exons ATGTTTGGAACGGCGATTAGAAATGCAGCAAAGAAACTGAAGCCGAAGTTGGGAGCGGTAACGCTGACAACGCCGCCGGAACAGAGACAAACAATAACAAGAGCTCTCTTTGATATTGTTAAGGAACATGGTCCCATCACTGTTTCTAATACCTGGGAACGTGTCAAg GAAGTTGGATTGAAAGATTTAACAAGCAAGAATCACATGAAAGTAGTTTTGAGATGGATGCGAGAGAGACAGAAGCTTCGTCTTGTTTGCAACCATGTTGGAGCTCATAAACAGTTTCTCTATACCACTTGGTTTACCAAACCAGGTACCACTCAAActacaacgacgacaacaacaacaacaacgaaaaGCATTCCTTCTAAGAAAAGGCTAGCACGATCTTGA
- the LOC11434873 gene encoding nuclear pore complex protein NUP133, whose translation MFSTGPKKKKNNPRTPPTLSDSPVTPSPLRRTSFNDTAIPNRPPTGTPAPWTPRLSVLARVPQVNRNGKEDDNDPIKPVFVSEFPKVVCDEQATSLQRRVSFEDCGGYGGIDKSTSLAWIICGSKVFVWSYLSPASSMNCVVLEIPFNDVANYDTGSWLVSVVNCDSSSFGSNKAAKHVAVVLCNRKTRAVIYWPDIYSQSSNAPVTSLASSDELEAVGEKTPFKRQTRQSKQETDLTELNAFNSVIASVVPGYSLACIALACSSSGELWQFECSPTGIRRRKVYEIISHFPLKGGDLGKLVSNKGYPRSLTWRFPYHSSKESNRQFLVLTDCELQCFRVEFSSGMNISRLWSQEIVGTDAELGIKKDLAGQKGIWPLDVQVDDHGKVITILVATFCKDRISSSSYMQYSLLTMQYKSGLDVESTNERILEKKVPIEVIIPKARVEDEDFLFSMRLRIGGKPSGSTVIISGDGTATVSHYHRNATRLYQFDLPYDAGKVLDASVLPSADDYEEGAWVVLTEKAGIWVIPEKAVILGGVEPPERSLSRKGSSNERSAQEETRNLTFTGNFAPRRASSEAWGSGDRQRAALSGITRRTAQDEESEALLNRFFNEFLSSGQVDGSLEKLETSGSFERDGETNVFVRMSKSIIDTLAKHWTTTRGAEILSMAVVSTQLLEKQQKHQKFLHFLALSKCHDELCSRQRHALQIILEHGEKLSAMIQLRELQNLISQNRSTGVGSSNSNVDIQMSGALWDMIQLVGERARRNTVLLMDRDNAEVFYSKVSDLENFFYCSDAELEYVIRPEHLLAIQIQRACELSNACVSIIRTCFDYKNENHLWYPPPEGLTPWYCQPVVRKGIWSVGSVLLQFLNDTSGLDKTVKLELYNHLEALTEVLLEAYSGAVTAKIERGEEHKGLLNEYWERRDALLESLYHQVKEFEATYKDSIVVAEEFNEEATMKITSHLLSIAKRHGCYKVMWTICCDVNDSELLRNVMHESSGSTGGFSDYVFKKLHESKQFSELLRLGEEFPEELSFFVKEHPDLLWLHDLFLHHFSSASETLHALALTQNKQSTAVIEENEQVDMKLKLKDRKNLLYLSKIAAFAAGKDAGTQVKVDRIEADLKILKLQEEVMKHFTSLEDKEPVDDQLLHPEDLIKLCLEGEEPEFSLWTFDVFAWTSSSFRKSHRKLLEDCWKKAASQDDWSKFHDSYSVEGWSDEETVQNLKNTVLFQASSRCYAPQSQTFEEGFDQVLPLRQENMETSTLGDMSSSVETILMQHKDFPVAGKLMLMAVMLGSEHSGDNRIEEGPSPME comes from the exons ATGTTTTCAACTGGaccgaagaagaagaagaacaatcCTCGCACTCCTCCCACACTATCCGATTCTCCGGTAACTCCTTCACCGCTCCGACGAACCTCATTCAACGACACCGCCATCCCTAACCGTCCTCCCACCGGCACTCCCGCTCCTTGGACACCTCGCTTATCTGTTCTCGCCAG GGTTCCACAAGTGAATAGAAATGGAAAAGAGGATGATAATGATCCGATTAAACCGGTTTTTGTTTCCGAGTTTCCGAAAGTTGTCTGTGATGAACAAGCTACTTCGTTGCAGAGACGAGTTTCAT TTGAAGACTGTGGCGGGTATGGTGGGATTGACAAGAGTACATCTCTTGCTTGGATCATTTGTGGAAGCAAGGTCTTTGTTTGGAGTTACTTATCGCCTGCGTCTTCTATGAATTGTGTTGTTCTCGAGATTCCTTTCAATGATGTTGCCAATTACGATACTGGTAGTTGGTTGGTTTCTGTGGTTAATTGTGATAGCTCCTCTTTTGGATCAAATAAGGCTGCGAAACATGTTGCGGTTGTTTTGTGCAATAGAAAGACTCGGGCAGTTATATACTGGCCGGACATCTATTCTCAATCGAGCAATGCTCCTGTCACTAGTCTTGCGTCTTCTGATGAGTTGGAGGCTGTTGGTGAGAAAACACCCTTCAAGAGGCAGACACGGCAAAGTAAGCAGGAAACTGATTTGACTGAATTGAACGCATTTAATTCTGTGATTGCTTCTGTAGTTCCCGGTTATAGCTTGGCATGTATTGCCCTTGCGTGTAGCTCAAGTGGTGAGCTTTGGCAATTTGAATGCAGTCCTACTGGCATTCGTCGAAGGAAAGTATACGAAATTATTTCTCATTTCCCTCTCAAAGGCGGTGATTTGGGTAAACTCGTGAGTAACAAAGGGTACCCAAGGTCTTTGACATGGCGTTTTCCATATCATTCTAGTAAGGAATCAAATCGACAGTTTTTGGTGTTGACAGACTGTGAGTTACAGTGTTTCAGAGTCGAGTTTAGTTCTGGTATGAATATTTCAAGGCTTTGGTCTCAGGAAATTGTTGGAACAGATGCTGAGCTCGGCATTAAGAAAGATCTGGCAGGTCAAAAGGGAATCTGGCCTCTTGATGTGCAGGTAGATGATCATGGTAAAGTGATCACCATTCTCGTTGCAACCTTTTGTAAGGACCGGATTAGCAGTTCAAGCTACATGCAGTATTCTCTTTTGACCATGCAATATAAATCAGGATTAGATGTAGAGAGTACAAATGAGAGGATTTTGGAGAAGAAAGTCCCTATTGAAGTTATAATCCCAAAAGCTagagttgaagatgaagactTTTTGTTTTCCATGAGGCTTCGAATAGGGGGGAAGCCATCAGGATCAACAGTCATAATATCTGGCGATGGAACAGCGACTGTCTCCCATTATCATAGAAACGCTACACGTCTCTATCAATTTGATTTACCATATGACGCTGGAAAAGTATTAGATGCTTCAGTTCTTCCTTCTGCAGACGATTATGAAGAAGGTGCGTGGGTTGTATTAACAGAGAAAGCAGGAATATGGGTAATACCAGAGAAGGCTGTCATACTTGGAGGGGTTGAACCACCTGAGCGGAGCTTGTCACGCAAAGGCAGCTCAAATGAAAGATCTGCACAAGAAGAGACAAGGAATCTTACTTTTACTGGTAATTTTGCTCCAAGAAGGGCTAGCTCTGAAGCATGGGGTTCTGGAGATAGACAAAGGGCCGCTTTGAGTGGGATTACACGTCGAACTGCACAAGATGAAGAATCAGAAGCTTTACTGAATCGTTTTTTCAATGAATTTTTGTCATCTGGGCAAGTTGACGGGTCACTTGAAAAGCTAGAAACTTCTGGTTCATTTGAAAGGGATGGAGAAACCAATGTTTTTGTGCGGATGAGCAAGTCAATCATTGACACCTTAGCTAAACATTGGACAACAACCAGAGGTGCAGAGATTTTGTCCATGGCCGTTGTTTCCACCCAACTCTTGGAAAAACAACAGAAGCATCAAAAGTTCCTTCACTTTCTTGCCTTATCCAAATGCCACGATGAGCTGTGTTCCAGGCAGA GACATGCCTTGCAAATTATTTTGGAGCATGGTGAAAAGTTATCTGCAATGATTCAGCTGAGGGAACTGCAAAATTTGATTAGCCAGAACCGCTCAACTGGTGTTGGATCCTCAAATTCTAATGTAGATATTCAGATGTCAGGTGCCCTTTGGGACATGATACAGTTAGTTGGTGAGAGAGCTCGCCGGAACACTGTCCTCCTGATGGACAGAGATAATGCTGAAGTGTTCTACAGTAAGGTTTCAGATCTTGAAAATTTCTTTTACTGTTCAGATGCAGAGTTGGAATATGTTATAAGACCAGAGCATCTGCTTGCAATCCAGATCCAGAGGGCGTGTGAACTCTCAAATGCATGTGTTTCCATAATTAGAACATGCTTTGACTATAAGAATGAGAACCATTTATGGTATCCACCTCCTGAAGGTTTAACACCTTGGTATTGTCAACCTGTTGTCCGGAAGGGAATATGGAGTGTTGGTTCTGTCTTGCTTCAGTTCTTAAATGATACATCAGGGCTTGATAAAACAGTAAAGTTAGAGTTGTATAATCATTTAGAAGCACTGACCGAAGTGCTACTTGAGGCATATTCTGGTGCTGTTACTGCTAAAATTGAGCGTGGAGAAGAACATAAAGGTCTATTAAATGAATATTGGGAGCGACGAGATGCACTACTTGAATCTCTTTATCACCAAGTTAAAGAATTTGAAGCTACCTATAAG GATTCTATTGTAGTAGCTGAAGAGTTCAATGAAGAAGCCACTATGAAGATTACTTCGCATCTGCTATCAATCGCTAAACGACACGGATGCTACAAAGTTATGTGGACAATATGCTGTGATGTAAATGACTCAGAGTTACTGAGAAATGTTATG CATGAGAGTTCGGGATCTACTGGTGGATTTAGTGACTATGTCTTCAAGAAACTTCATGAAAGCAAACAATTCTCTGAGTTGTTAAGGCTAGGGGAAGAATTTCCAGAAGAGCTGTCCTTTTTCGTGAAGGAGCATCCAGATCTTCTTTGGCTTCACGATTTGTTCCTTCATCATTTTTCCTCTGCTTCAGAAACACTTCATGCATTGGCTCTCACACAAAACAAGCAGTCTACTGCAGTGATAGAAGAGAACGAGCAGGTGGATATGAAGTTGAAACTGAAAGACAGAAAGAATCTTTTATATCTATCTAAGATTGCAGCCTTTGCAG CTGGCAAAGATGCCGGTACTCAGGTGAAGGTTGATCGCATTGAGGCTGATTTGAAGATTCTTAAATTGCAG GAGGAAGTAATGAAACATTTCACTTCACTTGAAGATAAGGAACCTGTGGATGATCAGCTGCTTCATCCAGAAGACTTAATTAAATTGTGCTTGGAAGGTGAAGAGCCGGAGTTCTCGTTGTGGACCTTTGACGTGTTTGCATGGACCAGTTCCTCATTTCGCAAGAGCCACAGAAAACTTTTGGAGGATTGCTGGAAGAAGGCTGCCAGTCAGGATGATTGGAGTAAATTCCATGATTCATACTCGGTTGAAGGATGGAGTGACGAGGAAACCGTACAGAACCTGAAAAATACTGTACTTTTCCAGGCTTCAAGCAGGTGTTATGCACCCCAAAGTCAAACTTTTGAAGAAGGGTTTGACCAGGTATTGCCTTTGAGACAAGAAAACATGGAGACTTCAACTTTGGGGGATATGAGCTCTTCAGTTGAAACAATATTGATGCAGCACAAAGATTTTCCAGTTGCCGGCAAGTTGATGCTAATGGCAGTCATGTTGGGTAGTGAGCATAGTGGTGATAACAGAATTGAAGAAGGGCCTTCTCCTATGGAATAG
- the LOC11434874 gene encoding calcium-transporting ATPase 12, plasma membrane-type, with the protein MTQASMSLESDGANIELGASLLITTTTTTTTSSSKYNKKWRKSLYIGFLISLKKPTTSTENYQESPPPSPISSVPYTSLPPTPPARTSSAKSSVGIDIPSHTQEGDIAEIVKKKDLKSLLELGGIGIVCDFLHGQSQHSSKKITRNLGVSFSGILWNSCKHNLYTISMLLISAFLSFATEFKQEGPKYGWHDGVAMVFALLLLIAFSSITNFCRERKMMKLAKKKGQWKFNVKRREASKPVPLTVSDIVVGDMVYLSPHDEVPADGLLVSGDTDILVLSEGMKNEKIDCEENPFLIAGSKVIEGHGCMIVTSVPNNSNSTEMKGSMGYHPKKRALLESLIEKPISYLDKASLFVFTLVALVLFIRLICKKDVDGGGLPDIKGNNVSVGLLTQLLENIFSRPRGRISILAGLFSVVILCVQHGVPIMVTLSLHYQNDKVVLDQEAVLNDLSTCTTMGLVTVICIDVSGEIISKPMEVNKIWIGEAETDINKVEESETCPVVLDKLKQGVALSVLASRLSPSPMSNSFVSLAEKTWEMDIESFRENFHILEHGKLDSNQEGGGVLVRNVRDNEQVMHLHWSGAASTILEMCSQYYDRQGKCHSMENQKIKYGQVIQDMEDNGLKPIALAYRQTQVQELKQDELTLLALVGLKYKCRESTKKALKNLQNDGIHIKLVSTDDIMVVKETACELGIEVPVDGHLEGKELQYLNGKARLVKLGKAIAMGSFSPEDKLLMVRCLQDKGDVVAFIETQQLMTNHTSEVLKIADAGIVHNSLSKLIGSREGSGLSITCFSALKPIVKAGRSEYHNIQKFIQLQLTVGISGLLITLITTIFTGNSPLTEIQLIWVNALMCLLGGLMMVMELSSEEELVKQPYDRNQLIITKKIWKNIVFQVLYQASACIILEFGGHVTDREKQVRKTMIFNTFFLCQLFNLLNTMGFLKAEVFKIDVQKHCFSVALGSCFVMQVVVIEYAKGLAYCMRLNATRWAICVMVGAFSWVLEWILNKILSVFFSNTDTSPLDPPESTPQPLFYFYCGLPFMMLLLFPLGLAGIKFD; encoded by the exons ATGACACAAGCAAGCATGTCCTTAGAATCAGATGGTGCCAACATAGAACTTGGTGCTAGCTTACTCATtactaccaccaccaccactactACCAGCAGTAGCAAGTACAACAAGAAATGGCGTAAAAGTTTATACATAGGGTTCCTTATCTCCTTGAAGAAACCTACAACTTCTACTGAAAACTACCAAGAATCTCCTCCACCATCACCAATCTCTTCAGTACCATACACTTCATTGCCTCCTACTCCTCCTGCTAGAACCTCCTCTGCAAAATCTTCTGTTGGTATTGATATACCCTCACATACTCAAGAGGGGGATATTGCTGAAATTGTGAAAAAGAAGGACTTGAAATCTCTTCTTGAGCTTGGTGGGATTGGCATAGTTTGTGATTTTCTTCATGGTCAAAGTCAACACTCATCAAAG AAAATCACTAGGAACCTTGGAGTAAGCTTCTCTGGCATTCTATGGAATAGCTGCAAGCACAATctttacacaatttcaatgctgCTGATTTCAGCCTTTTTGTCCTTTGCCACAGAGTTCAAGCAGGAGGGACCCAAATATGGTTGGCATGATGGTGTTGCCATGGTGTTCGCTCTTCTACTTCTGATTGCATTCTCTTCAATAACTAACTTTTGCCGTGAGCGGAAAATGATGAAGCTTGCAAAGAAAAAAGGTCAGTGGAAATTCAATGTTAAAAGACGTGAAGCGTCCAAACCTGTGCCTCTCACCGTATCTGATATTGTGGTGGGTGACATGGTCTATTTGAGTCCCCATGATGAGGTTCCTGCAGATGGTTTGCTAGTGAGTGGTGACACTGACATCCTTGTGCTGTCTGAgggaatgaaaaatgaaaaaattgattgtGAGGAGAACCCATTTCTTATAGCTGGCTCAAAGGTGATTGAAGGTCATGGATGTATGATTGTGACATCCGTTCCAAACAATTCGAATTCGACAGAGATGAAGGGCTCAATGGGGTATCATCCTAAAAAAAGAGCACTTTTGGAAAGTCTAATTGAGAAGCCAATTTCCTACCTTGACAAAGCTTCTCTTTTTGTCTTTACACTTGTTGCACTTGTGTTGTTCATTCGCCTAATATGTAAAAAAGATGTGGATGGAGGAGGGTTGCCAGATATTAAAGGTAATAATGTTTCAGTTGGCTTATTGACACAACTCCTTGAGAATATTTTCTCGAGACCACGAGGAAGGATTTCCATTTTGGCAGGTCTTTTTAGTGTTGTAATACTGTGTGTGCAACATGGAGTGCCAATTATGGTTACTCTTTCTCTCCATTACCAGAATGATAAGGTAGTGTTGGATCAAGAAGCCGTTCTTAATGATTTGTCAACTTGTACAACAATGGGGTTGGTAACTGTCATCTGCATCGATGTATCTGGCGAGATAATATCAAAACCAATGGAAGTTAACAAAATTTGGATAGGGGAGGCGGAGACAGATATCAACAAGGTTGAGGAATCAGAAACATGTCCAGTTGTACTTGACAAGCTTAAACAAGGAGTTGCTTTATCAGTTCTTGCATCAAGACTGTCTCCTTCGCCTATGTCCAATTCGTTTGTTTCCTTGGCAGAAAAAACATGGGAAATGGACATTGAATCTTTCAGAGAAAATTTTCACATTCTTGAACATGGCAAACTGGATTCTAACCAAGAGGGTGGTGGAGTTTTGGTGAGAAACGTTAGGGACAATGAACAAGTTATGCACTTGCACTGGAGTGGGGCTGCATCCACAATATTGGAAATGTGTTCACAGTACTACGATAGGCAAGGAAAATGTCATTCCATGGAAAATCAGAAAATCAAATATGGACAGGTGATTCAAGATATGGAGGATAATGGCCTTAAGCCAATTGCACTTGCTTATAGACAAACACAAGTGCAAGAACTCAAGCAAGATGAATTGACCTTGTTGGCACTGGTAGGTCTCAAATACAAGTGTCGAGAATCGACAAAAAAAGCTTTGAAAAATCTGCAAAATGATGGAATACATATCAAATTGGTCTCGACGGATGACATCATGGTAGTGAAAGAAACAGCTTGTGAACTGGGAATAGAAGTGCCGGTAGACGGACACCTTGAAGGAAAAGAACTTCAATACTTGAATGGCAAAGCTAGATTAGTTAAACTGGGTAAAGCCATTGCAATGGGAAGCTTCAGTCCTGAAGACAAGCTTCTCATGGTACGATGTTTGCAAGATAAAGGTGATGTGGTTGCATTCATTGAAACACAACAGTTGATGACTAATCATACTTCAGAAGTTCTAAAGATAGCTGATGCAGGAATAGTTCATAACTCTCTAAGCAAATTAATTGGTAGTAGAGAGGGTTCTGGTTTATCTATCACATGTTTCAGTGCGCTGAAACCAATTGTGAAGGCTGGCAGAAGTGAATATCACAATATTCAAAAGTTCATTCAACTTCAACTGACAGTTGGTATATCAGGGCTACTCATAACCTTGATTACAACAATATTCACAGGAAATTCTCCTCTAACAGAAATCCAATTGATTTGGGTGAATGCGCTAATGTGTCTTCTGGGTGGCCTAATGATGGTGATGGAATTAAGTAGTGAGGAAGAGCTTGTCAAACAACCATATGATAGGAATCAACTGATTATAACCAAGAAAATATGGAAAAACATTGTTTTTCAGGTTTTGTATCAGGCTTCTGCCTGCATAATACTTGAATTTGGGGGACATGTAACTGACAGGGAAAAACAAGTAAGGAAAACCATGATCTTCAATACATTCTTCTTATGCCAGCTGTTCAATCTGCTCAATACCATGGGTTTTTTGAAAGCAGAAGTTTTTAAGATTGATGTTCAGAAGCACTGTTTCTCAGTGGCTTTAGGTAGTTGTTTTGTTATGCAGGTAGTGGTTATTGAGTATGCAAAAGGCCTGGCATATTGCATGCGGCTGAATGCCACTAGATGGGCCATCTGTGTCATGGTTGGTGCTTTTTCATGGGTACTTGAATGGATCTTGAATAAGATTCTTTCAGTTTTTTTCAGCAACACTGATACTTCACCCCTGGACCCTCCAGAGTCTACCCCACAacctttattctatttttattgcGGGCTTCCATTTATGATGCTTCTTTTGTTCCCTTTAGGACTAGCAGGTATTAAATTTGATTGA